The proteins below are encoded in one region of Nitrospira sp.:
- a CDS encoding malto-oligosyltrehalose trehalohydrolase, with translation MTEPWELDLGARVCGPDRVRFHVWAPKARSVTVELLGPNPHVVSLRPSFGGGFEGTVDGVRTGTSYRYLLNDTLRRPDPASRSQPEGVHGPSAVIDPNVFRWTDAGWAGVSRDQLLIYELHVGTFTPDGTFDAIIPRLPYLKKSLGITAIELMPIAQFPGRRNWGYDGVHLFAPQSTYGGPDGLKRLVDACHAAGMAVLLDVVYNHLGPEGNYLGDFGPYFTDRYRTPWGSAVNYDGPDSDAVRHHVISNALYWIAEYHMDGLRLDAIHGIFDFSATHLLKEMAREIHALSARLNRSVHVIAESDLNDTRIIDPPRIGGFGLDAQWNDDFHHALRVTLTDERKGYYEDFGGLKDLATAVRQGFVHGGHYSAYRRRRHGNSSEHCAPSQFVVFAQNHDQIGNRAKGDRLSTTLSWDALKVARTVVLLSPSIPLLFMGEEYGETAPFQYFIEHGDPTLIEAVRQGRRSEFSAFGWQPDEIPDPQDEATFLRSKLALDSLNARQRDLLRWTMALIEARKSVAVLGLGDGVSSHHSVRADESEQVLILHRWLDQGDQALILLSFNAMPARLSLTEPVGEWHRYLDSSATEYGGSGVTATERRFAIRPDGARLTLPPYAACVLLSPSR, from the coding sequence GTGACCGAACCATGGGAATTGGACCTTGGGGCCAGAGTGTGCGGTCCCGACCGAGTCCGGTTTCACGTCTGGGCGCCGAAGGCTCGAAGCGTTACGGTCGAACTTCTCGGGCCGAATCCACACGTCGTTTCGCTTCGACCGTCCTTCGGTGGTGGTTTCGAAGGGACGGTGGACGGGGTTCGGACAGGAACCTCCTACCGCTACCTGCTCAACGACACGCTCCGCAGACCGGATCCCGCCTCGCGCAGCCAGCCTGAAGGCGTACATGGACCATCGGCTGTCATTGATCCGAACGTGTTTCGGTGGACGGACGCCGGTTGGGCCGGTGTGTCGCGCGACCAGTTGCTCATCTATGAGCTTCACGTGGGCACCTTCACTCCCGACGGCACCTTCGATGCCATCATCCCCCGGCTCCCCTATCTGAAGAAATCCCTTGGGATCACGGCCATTGAATTGATGCCGATCGCTCAATTCCCCGGAAGGCGTAACTGGGGCTACGATGGCGTACACTTGTTCGCCCCCCAATCGACCTATGGCGGTCCAGATGGGCTCAAACGGCTTGTCGACGCGTGCCACGCCGCAGGCATGGCGGTGCTCCTGGACGTGGTCTACAACCATCTGGGTCCCGAGGGGAACTACTTGGGAGACTTCGGCCCCTATTTCACCGACCGATACCGAACGCCGTGGGGATCGGCGGTCAACTACGACGGGCCGGACAGCGACGCTGTTCGCCATCACGTGATCAGCAATGCACTCTATTGGATCGCCGAATATCACATGGACGGATTGCGACTGGATGCGATTCACGGAATCTTCGATTTCAGTGCCACCCACTTGCTCAAAGAGATGGCTCGGGAGATCCACGCGCTGAGCGCCCGCCTCAATCGGTCCGTGCATGTCATCGCCGAAAGCGATCTCAACGACACCCGCATCATCGATCCACCACGGATCGGAGGTTTCGGACTGGATGCCCAGTGGAACGATGATTTCCACCATGCCCTGCGCGTCACCCTGACCGACGAACGAAAGGGCTACTACGAGGATTTCGGTGGACTCAAGGATTTGGCCACCGCGGTGCGTCAAGGTTTTGTACACGGGGGGCACTACTCCGCCTACCGCCGACGACGGCATGGGAATTCATCTGAGCACTGCGCGCCCTCCCAGTTCGTCGTCTTTGCCCAGAATCACGATCAGATCGGCAATCGTGCGAAGGGCGACCGCCTCAGTACGACCCTCTCGTGGGACGCCCTCAAGGTGGCCCGGACGGTCGTCCTCCTGTCTCCCTCCATTCCACTCTTATTCATGGGTGAGGAATACGGCGAGACCGCGCCCTTTCAATACTTCATCGAGCACGGTGACCCGACGCTCATCGAGGCGGTCCGTCAAGGCCGACGCTCCGAGTTCTCGGCCTTCGGGTGGCAACCGGACGAGATCCCGGATCCGCAAGATGAAGCCACTTTCCTACGGTCGAAGCTCGCCCTGGACAGCTTGAATGCTCGGCAGCGGGACCTGCTGCGGTGGACCATGGCGCTGATCGAGGCGAGAAAATCCGTCGCTGTTCTCGGGCTCGGCGACGGCGTTTCCTCGCATCACTCGGTCAGAGCCGACGAGTCGGAGCAGGTCTTGATCCTCCATCGATGGCTGGACCAAGGCGACCAGGCATTGATATTGTTGAGCTTCAACGCCATGCCGGCACGGCTGTCTCTCACGGAACCGGTCGGCGAGTGGCACCGATACCTCGACTCATCTGCGACGGAATACGGCGGATCGGGGGTGACCGCCACGGAGCGGCGGTTTGCGATTCGACCCGATGGAGCGAGACTGACACTTCCACCCTATGCCGCCTGCGTGCTCCTATCCCCAAGCCGGTGA
- a CDS encoding mechanosensitive ion channel protein MscS, which translates to MDALADSSLEWKAQVDERWIYTAVLAVALLAATRLGEWAMERAVSDERWRYTIRKVIRTAAASIFLVTAIGIWAQRLQGFLLVLGATGAGFAIALAPVLVSLAGWGLIISSGLYKVGDRVQVGGVIGDVTDIGMIRTSLLEIGNWVQADQLTGRVVAVSNGAVFKDPVFNYTQGAPYIWDEFTVPIAYGPQWERAEAIMRETVGHETREIEESASDALRRLPGISLLGMPDTHAQVYVSLTEHWVACTARYVVPARSRRTVKHRLQVQTLKALARAGIEIASPALTVVRYPAPRTWKEDA; encoded by the coding sequence TTGGACGCGCTAGCTGACTCCTCCCTTGAGTGGAAGGCACAGGTGGATGAGCGGTGGATTTATACGGCGGTGCTTGCCGTGGCGCTGCTGGCCGCCACGCGTCTGGGCGAGTGGGCGATGGAGCGCGCCGTTTCCGATGAGCGATGGCGCTATACCATCCGTAAAGTCATTCGGACGGCTGCCGCCAGCATCTTTCTTGTCACCGCGATCGGAATATGGGCCCAACGCCTGCAAGGGTTTCTGCTGGTGCTGGGCGCCACGGGGGCCGGGTTTGCCATCGCGCTGGCGCCCGTCCTCGTGAGTCTTGCCGGATGGGGACTGATCATATCGTCGGGATTATATAAGGTGGGCGACCGCGTCCAGGTCGGCGGAGTCATCGGGGACGTGACCGATATCGGCATGATTCGTACGTCGTTGCTGGAGATCGGGAACTGGGTGCAGGCCGACCAGTTGACGGGACGCGTGGTGGCCGTGTCCAACGGGGCTGTGTTCAAGGACCCAGTCTTTAACTACACGCAGGGGGCACCGTACATTTGGGACGAGTTTACGGTGCCGATCGCGTATGGACCACAATGGGAGCGGGCGGAAGCGATCATGCGCGAGACGGTCGGTCATGAGACCCGAGAGATCGAAGAATCGGCGAGCGATGCGCTGCGACGTCTTCCCGGCATCTCGCTGTTGGGGATGCCGGATACGCACGCGCAAGTGTACGTCTCGCTGACCGAACACTGGGTGGCCTGCACGGCGCGCTATGTCGTTCCCGCCCGCTCCCGCCGAACGGTGAAACATCGCTTGCAGGTGCAGACGCTCAAAGCGCTTGCGCGGGCTGGAATCGAGATCGCTTCGCCGGCACTCACGGTGGTACGCTATCCTGCCCCAAGAACGTGGAAGGAGGACGCATGA
- the glgX gene encoding glycogen operon protein GlgX homolog, translating into MRVWPGKPYPLGATWDGEGVNFSLFSENATAVELCLFDGPDAIQESYRIRLEERTDQVWHVYIPGLWPGQHYGYRVHGPYDPGQGHRFNPYKLLIDPYAKSIAGTVEWSDAMFGYRIGDPRADLTLDARDNADNVPKSVVVDQAFTWGGDHLLKTPWDKTIIYEVHVKGLTARHPDVPEHMRGTYSALTTPAVIDHLLHLGVTAVELLPIHQFVRDKHLADRNLTNYWGYNTIGFFSPDIRYAVSPVRGRHVREFKTMVKTLHSAGIEVILDVVYNHTAEGNHLGPTLSFRGIDNASYYRLVDHDRRYYMDYTGCGNTLNVTHPRTLQLIMDSLRYWVTDMHVDGFRFDLASALARELHAVDRLGAFFDILHQDPILSQVKLIAEPWDIGEGGYQVGNFPVGWAEWNGKYRDTIRRYVKGDGGQVAELAYRLTGSSDLYSMSGRRPYASINFITAHDGFTLHDLVSYNEKHNLDNGEDNRDGSDDNESWNCGVEGPTDDPKIVDLRERQKRNFLTLLFFSQGVPMLCGGDEIGRTQGGNNNAYCQDNEISWFDWKLDRAQRDFLEFVRALIAFRKRHPVLRRRRFFQGRHIRGSEVKDIAWFRPDGKEMTDEDWNAGYVRSLMLRLAGDAISETDEKGRPVVDDTLLMLLNAHHGPLAFTLPAHKRGVRWQPLLDTAIAPGAEKPVSILKGGERYELEARSIAVLRISERAS; encoded by the coding sequence ATGAGAGTGTGGCCGGGAAAGCCCTATCCATTGGGTGCCACGTGGGACGGTGAAGGTGTGAACTTTTCCTTGTTTTCAGAAAATGCCACCGCCGTGGAATTATGTTTATTCGATGGTCCGGATGCAATTCAGGAATCGTACCGCATCCGTCTGGAGGAACGGACCGATCAAGTCTGGCACGTCTATATTCCAGGCCTCTGGCCGGGGCAGCACTATGGTTACCGGGTTCACGGTCCGTATGATCCCGGCCAGGGCCACCGGTTCAATCCATACAAGCTCTTGATCGATCCGTACGCCAAATCGATCGCGGGAACCGTCGAATGGTCCGATGCGATGTTCGGCTACCGGATCGGCGATCCGCGTGCTGATCTGACATTGGATGCTCGGGATAACGCCGACAACGTTCCGAAGTCTGTCGTGGTGGATCAGGCGTTTACCTGGGGAGGCGATCATCTGCTCAAGACGCCGTGGGACAAGACCATCATCTACGAGGTCCACGTGAAGGGGTTGACGGCCCGCCATCCGGACGTTCCGGAGCATATGCGCGGAACCTACTCGGCACTCACGACACCCGCCGTCATCGATCATCTCCTGCATTTGGGCGTGACCGCCGTGGAACTCTTGCCCATTCACCAATTCGTGCGGGACAAGCATTTGGCCGATCGGAACCTGACCAACTATTGGGGGTATAACACGATCGGATTTTTCTCTCCCGACATTCGATACGCGGTCTCACCGGTGCGCGGACGGCACGTGCGCGAGTTCAAAACGATGGTGAAGACCCTGCACAGTGCCGGCATCGAAGTCATTCTCGACGTCGTCTATAACCATACCGCGGAGGGCAATCACCTGGGCCCGACCTTGTCGTTCCGTGGAATCGACAATGCGTCCTACTATCGACTGGTCGACCACGATCGTCGGTATTACATGGATTACACGGGATGCGGCAATACCCTCAACGTGACGCATCCGCGTACCCTGCAGCTCATTATGGACAGTCTCCGTTATTGGGTGACCGACATGCACGTGGATGGGTTCCGGTTCGATCTGGCATCCGCGCTCGCGCGCGAACTGCACGCCGTCGATCGCTTGGGGGCCTTCTTCGACATTCTCCATCAGGATCCGATTCTGTCTCAGGTGAAACTCATCGCCGAGCCTTGGGATATCGGTGAAGGTGGGTATCAGGTGGGTAACTTTCCGGTCGGATGGGCGGAATGGAACGGGAAGTACCGGGACACGATTCGGCGCTATGTCAAAGGTGACGGCGGGCAGGTGGCCGAATTGGCGTACCGGCTGACGGGAAGCAGCGACCTGTACAGCATGAGCGGCCGAAGACCGTATGCCAGCATCAATTTCATCACGGCCCATGACGGCTTCACGCTTCACGATTTGGTCTCGTACAACGAGAAGCACAATCTCGACAACGGCGAGGATAATCGAGACGGGAGCGATGACAATGAAAGTTGGAACTGTGGGGTTGAGGGACCAACGGACGATCCGAAGATCGTCGACCTTCGCGAACGGCAAAAGCGCAATTTCTTGACCTTGCTCTTTTTTTCGCAGGGTGTGCCCATGTTGTGCGGCGGAGATGAAATCGGGCGGACGCAAGGAGGGAACAACAACGCCTACTGCCAGGATAATGAAATCAGTTGGTTTGACTGGAAGCTCGACCGGGCCCAGCGGGATTTTCTCGAGTTTGTCCGTGCGCTCATCGCCTTCCGGAAGCGCCATCCGGTATTGCGGCGACGTCGTTTCTTTCAGGGACGACACATCCGCGGCTCCGAGGTGAAGGATATCGCCTGGTTTCGACCGGACGGCAAGGAAATGACCGATGAGGACTGGAACGCCGGCTACGTACGCTCCTTGATGCTGCGCTTGGCCGGTGATGCCATCAGTGAGACCGATGAGAAAGGGCGACCCGTCGTGGACGACACGTTGCTCATGCTTTTGAATGCGCATCACGGACCGCTCGCCTTCACCCTGCCGGCCCACAAGCGCGGCGTACGGTGGCAGCCGCTACTCGATACCGCCATTGCTCCGGGAGCAGAGAAACCCGTCTCCATTCTCAAGGGAGGGGAGCGCTACGAACTGGAGGCTCGATCGATTGCCGTGCTCCGCATCAGCGAGCGCGCCTCGTAA
- the cmpX gene encoding hypothetical protein, producing the protein MLSAKQGHALVNLHSLWDTVWATVEGSVSHVVAFLPKLLGALLLILAGYVLARMVGAGTAAVLKMVGINRLLDRTPIQTLLARTESQKTSADVIGTLVSWLIFLLFGISAADTLGLSAVSSALTDLARYLPRVGVAVLIVVLGMLATTYIKELIGLACLSAGIPQGPLVAQTFYVAALLVVFVTAINELGIDTMLLNSSVLIAFGGLIAGAALSFGLGARGAVANLIAAHYLQPVFRVGQTIRVADIQGQITAITPVAVVLDTPNGRIVVPAVRFQEASTTIEPSG; encoded by the coding sequence GTGCTTTCGGCGAAACAAGGGCACGCGCTTGTGAACCTTCACAGTCTTTGGGACACCGTCTGGGCGACCGTCGAAGGAAGCGTCTCACACGTGGTCGCTTTCCTCCCGAAGCTCCTGGGAGCCCTGCTGCTCATCCTCGCCGGGTATGTGCTGGCACGGATGGTCGGGGCCGGTACGGCGGCGGTGTTGAAGATGGTGGGTATCAATCGGCTGTTGGATCGTACGCCGATCCAAACGCTGCTGGCACGAACCGAATCGCAGAAAACCAGTGCCGACGTGATCGGTACCCTGGTCTCGTGGCTTATTTTTCTCCTTTTCGGAATCTCAGCCGCGGATACGTTGGGACTATCCGCCGTGTCCTCGGCGTTGACCGATTTGGCACGGTATCTCCCTCGCGTAGGGGTCGCGGTGTTGATCGTCGTGCTTGGCATGCTGGCCACGACGTACATCAAAGAGTTGATCGGGCTGGCCTGCCTGTCGGCCGGCATCCCGCAAGGGCCATTGGTCGCGCAAACGTTTTACGTCGCCGCACTGCTGGTCGTATTCGTAACGGCCATCAACGAACTCGGAATCGACACGATGCTCTTGAACAGTTCGGTCCTGATCGCGTTCGGGGGGTTGATAGCCGGGGCGGCCCTGTCGTTCGGACTCGGTGCGCGCGGCGCCGTCGCCAATCTCATCGCGGCGCACTACCTGCAGCCCGTATTCCGCGTCGGTCAGACGATCCGTGTGGCCGACATACAGGGACAAATTACCGCCATTACCCCGGTCGCCGTGGTTCTCGATACGCCCAACGGACGCATCGTGGTGCCAGCCGTGCGATTCCAGGAGGCCAGTACCACCATCGAGCCGTCCGGCTAG
- a CDS encoding magnesium transporter MgtE gives MIRHRQLHEAFFAGHPEEAGHLLESFETEEIVDLLRVTPPRVIAELLSSMNPALAAETLWSLPDDVGTQVLRSFTPDDAAALLGRMNRARQRVLLRNAPQALAKEIRLFMAYPPESVGSLMDAGAYALPEDFTVEEAVRDVRKRAPKDLYDVYILDRRRHLVGVLSVRDLLLLDPEERLQSVMRRDVPHIHPMANREEIVEVFESQRLMSIPVVDLDQRLLGTIKYEDIVKASQEDATADLQTMVGASRDERALSPIWFSVRKRLGWLQVNLLTAFLASSVVGMFEDVIARFTALAVLLPVVAGQSGNTGAQSLAVVMRGLALRDIRPAQWLRVSGKEFGVALFNGVAVAATTSAAVYWWSRSPGLTLVIAVSMVTSMCIAGFSGAIIPIMLKSLNQDPAQSSSIILTTVTDVVGFFSFLGLATAFSQLLSS, from the coding sequence ATGATCCGACACCGGCAACTTCATGAAGCCTTCTTCGCGGGCCATCCCGAGGAAGCGGGGCACCTCTTGGAATCGTTCGAGACGGAGGAGATCGTGGATTTGCTCCGTGTCACCCCTCCACGTGTGATTGCGGAATTGCTGTCTTCCATGAACCCCGCGCTGGCCGCCGAGACCTTGTGGTCCTTGCCGGACGACGTGGGCACGCAGGTGCTCCGCTCCTTTACCCCCGACGACGCGGCTGCCCTGCTTGGCCGTATGAACCGCGCGCGCCAGCGTGTGCTGCTCCGAAACGCGCCCCAGGCCTTGGCCAAAGAAATTCGGCTGTTCATGGCCTATCCGCCCGAATCCGTGGGCAGTTTGATGGATGCCGGAGCCTACGCCTTGCCTGAGGATTTTACCGTTGAGGAAGCCGTCCGGGACGTTCGTAAGCGCGCGCCGAAAGATCTCTATGACGTCTACATTCTCGATCGCAGGCGGCATCTGGTCGGGGTCCTGTCCGTACGCGACCTGCTTCTCTTGGATCCGGAAGAACGGTTGCAGTCCGTGATGCGGCGCGATGTGCCGCATATTCACCCGATGGCCAATCGGGAAGAGATTGTCGAGGTGTTCGAATCCCAGCGTCTCATGAGCATCCCAGTCGTGGATTTGGATCAGCGATTGCTCGGCACCATCAAATACGAAGACATCGTCAAGGCGAGTCAGGAGGATGCCACGGCCGACCTCCAAACGATGGTCGGCGCCAGCCGAGACGAGCGCGCGCTCTCCCCGATCTGGTTCTCCGTACGGAAGCGCCTCGGATGGTTACAGGTCAATCTCCTCACGGCCTTCCTGGCGTCCTCGGTTGTCGGGATGTTCGAGGACGTCATCGCGCGATTCACGGCGCTGGCGGTCTTGTTGCCGGTCGTGGCCGGGCAGTCTGGCAATACGGGCGCACAGTCCTTGGCGGTGGTCATGCGAGGACTCGCGCTGCGGGACATCCGGCCGGCACAGTGGCTGCGTGTGAGCGGGAAAGAATTCGGCGTTGCACTCTTCAATGGCGTGGCCGTGGCCGCGACGACGTCCGCGGCCGTCTATTGGTGGAGCCGCTCCCCGGGTCTGACGCTGGTGATCGCCGTGTCGATGGTCACGTCGATGTGTATCGCTGGCTTCTCAGGGGCGATTATTCCCATCATGCTCAAGTCGCTCAATCAAGACCCGGCCCAATCGTCCTCCATTATCCTGACGACCGTCACGGATGTGGTGGGTTTCTTCAGCTTTCTCGGCCTGGCGACGGCATTCTCTCAGCTCTTGTCGTCGTAG
- a CDS encoding HlyC/CorC family transporter gives MGMTAEWLTWIGIGVCLLQSGLFSGLNLAVFSLGRLRLEAEAASGNYSARAVLQLRDHANETLATILWGNVGINVLLTLLSNSVMAGVTAFLFSTFLITILGEIVPQAYCSRHGVRVAALFAPLLRFYRLMLFPVVKPSALILDAWLGKEAVAYFRESEIKELLRRHMDNEHTEVSRVEAIGALNFLTIDDIPIEQEGVPIDPASMLHLPIREGIPIFPPFQKRPDDPLIQRINASDRPWVIITDEQSEPHFIMDADGFLRHALLTSDVTDPTAYCHRPVIVRDCTEPLGKVIQQLNFDRTPSGDHLIGNDAILLWGAQRRLITGADLLGRLLRGIAKRS, from the coding sequence ATGGGCATGACCGCCGAGTGGCTCACGTGGATTGGGATTGGAGTCTGTCTGCTGCAATCGGGATTGTTCTCAGGACTCAACCTTGCCGTCTTCAGCCTGGGGCGTCTGCGCCTGGAAGCGGAAGCGGCGAGCGGGAACTACAGCGCCCGCGCCGTCCTCCAGCTGCGCGACCACGCTAATGAAACTCTGGCCACGATTCTCTGGGGCAATGTCGGGATCAACGTGCTGCTGACACTGCTCTCGAATTCGGTGATGGCGGGCGTCACGGCGTTTCTCTTCTCGACGTTTCTCATCACGATCCTCGGTGAAATCGTTCCGCAGGCCTACTGCTCCCGCCACGGCGTCCGCGTAGCGGCGCTGTTTGCCCCACTGTTGCGATTCTACCGTCTGATGCTGTTTCCCGTCGTCAAACCCTCCGCGCTGATCCTCGACGCCTGGCTCGGCAAGGAAGCGGTCGCGTACTTTCGCGAATCAGAGATCAAGGAACTGTTACGCCGCCACATGGACAACGAGCACACGGAAGTCAGCCGCGTCGAAGCCATCGGCGCGCTGAATTTCCTCACCATCGACGACATTCCCATCGAACAAGAAGGCGTTCCCATCGACCCGGCCAGTATGCTCCATCTTCCGATTCGAGAGGGGATCCCGATCTTCCCCCCATTTCAAAAACGTCCCGATGATCCCCTGATTCAACGTATCAACGCCTCGGACAGACCTTGGGTCATCATTACGGATGAGCAGTCCGAACCGCACTTCATCATGGATGCCGACGGATTTCTCCGACACGCCCTGTTGACGTCCGACGTCACCGATCCAACGGCGTATTGCCATCGCCCGGTCATCGTGCGCGATTGCACCGAGCCGTTGGGAAAAGTCATCCAGCAGCTGAACTTCGATCGCACGCCGTCCGGAGACCATCTGATCGGCAATGACGCCATCCTGCTGTGGGGAGCGCAACGCAGACTCATCACCGGGGCCGATTTGCTCGGACGTCTTTTGCGAGGGATCGCCAAACGCTCCTGA